The genomic stretch CGGTGCACGACCTGGGCACGCTGGTCGGCCATGGCACCGCCAAGGCCGAAGGCGCGCTGCAGATGCCGCTGCTGCTGATCCGCTCGGGCGACCTGCGCGCCGCGGTGTGCGTCGACCAGGTGGTCGGCAACCGCGAAATCGTGGTGAAGCCGGTCGGTCCGCAGGTCGCTTCGGTGCCGGGCATCTTCGGCGCGACCATCATGGGCGACGGCCGCGTGGTCGTGATCCTCGACGTCGCACCGCTCGTGCGTCGCCAGGCGCTGCTGCCGCGCGACCACGTCGTCGCACCGGTCGCGCCGGTCGAAACGCGCCGCGTCCCGCTGGTCATGGTCGTCGACGACTCGGTCACCATGCGCAAGGTCACCGGCCGCGTGCTGGAGCGCCACAACTTCGAGGTGCTCACCGCGAAGGACGGCGTGGATGCGCTGGAGCGCATGGTCGAGCGCGTGCCCGACCTGATGCTGCTGGACATCGAAATGCCGCGCATGGACGGCTACGAACTCGCCACCGCGATGAAGGGCGACGCGCGCCTGCGCGGCGTGCCGATCGTGATGATCACCTCGCGTACCGGCGACAAGCATCGCCAGCGCGCGTTCGAGATCGGCGTGGAGCGCTACCTGGGCAAGCCGTACCAGGAGCCGGAGCTGATGCGCAACGTGTACGACCTGCTCGGCATCGACGCGGGGGCCACGCGGAATGAGTGAGTCCTCCCGTCGCGCGGTCCTTCTGGCGCGACCGGGCGCAGCCTGCGAACGACTGCGCTCGGCGCTGTCCGACGCAGGCGCCCACGTCGTACTGGAAGCCGACCCGACCACGCTGCAGCTCGAAACGCTGGGCCAGGTCGCGCCGCAGGTGATCGTGGTCGCGCTGGATCCGGTCACCGAGGACGTGATCGAGAAGTTCGATCCCGTGCTCGCCGATCCGTCGGTCGAAGTGATCTACGAAGAAGCCGCGCTGGCCGCCACGCGCGAAGGCTGGGACCTGGCGCGCTGGGCGCGTCACCTCGGCGCGAAGCTGCACGGCCATGGCGACGTCCTGCCGCCCGGACACGAGCCCGAAGGCATGGAGCCGCCGGAGCCGGCGATCCCGTCGCGCCCGGTCGAAATGGTGGCGCCGGCCGCCCCGGTGTCGGCCGTGGACGCGCCGCGTGCCGCGCCGGTCGTCGAAGCGCCGGTGGCCGCACCGATTGAAGCCTCGCCGCTCGAAGTCGCACCGATCGAAGCCGCATCGCCGGGCGGGCTCTCGCTGGCGCCGATCGAAGCGGTGTCGCCGTCCGAACCGGCCGACGTACAGCTGCCTGCCGTCGAGCACGTATCGTTCGCCGAAAGCACGCTGGCGCTCACCGACGACACGCCGCAGGTCCAGTTCACGCACGAGGCCAGCTACAGCCCGTTCGACCCGGTCGCCGCGGAAGCGGATTTCGACCTGGCCGGAACGGCCGAGCCGTCGCCGGGGCTGACCGACATCGAGCTGACCTTCGCCGCCGACGCGCCGATGGTGTCCGCCGATGCGATCGAGCTTTCCGCGGAGCTGGTGATCGAGCCGTTCGAATCGAGCTTCGATTACGAAGTCGCCGACACGGCGGCGCCCGTCTTCGAAACGCCCGCGTTCGACACGACTGTGTCCGATGCTCCCGAGTTCGCGGCCTCGGCCGTCGAGGTCGTGGAACTTCCCGCGAGCGAAACGCACGCTGCTGCGCCGGTGCTGATGTTCGAAGCCAGCCGCGAGGGCGCTGCCGCCCCGGCCGCGCCGAAGGTCGCCGCGCCGTCCGCACCGGACTGGTCGTTCACCGACGAGGCGACCACCGCCGCGCCGGTCTCGCGCGAGAACGACCCCAACCACAAGTTCCAGCGCGACCTGGGCGACATCGAGCGCCGCATTTCCTCGCTGGAGCTGGTCGAAGAACGTGCAGTAACGCAGTTGCCGGGCGCGATCCTCGTGCTCGCCGGCATCGGCGGCCCCGACGCGGTGCGCCAGCTGCTCGGCGGGCTGCCGGAAGAATTCCCGCGCCCCGTGCTCGTGCAGCAGCGCCTCGATGGTGGCCGTTACGACCGCCTCGTCGCGCAGATGCAGCGCGCCACGCCGTTGCAGGTGCGTCTGGCCGAACCGGGCCTGATCGCGATGGCCGGCACGATCTACATCCTGCCGGCCGACATTTCGATCACCGTGAGCGAGTCGGGCATGCGCTTCGTCGAAGGCGGTGGCGACGTGCTCGGCACGCTCCCCGCAGGCGATTCCGCCGTGCTGATGCTCAGCGGCGCCGACCCGGCGCAGGTCGATGCGGCCCTGAAACTGTCGTCGTCCGGCGCGCTGGTCGCCGGCCAGTCGGGCGACGGCTGCTACGATGCGGTCGCAGCGTCGGCGCTGATCGCGCGCGGCGCGCAGTCGGGCCAACCTGCCGAACTGTCGGCGCGTCTGGCCGAACGCTGGCGCTGAGCGACGAGGATTACGAGATGGCCACCGACTACGCTGCCCAACCTTCCGGCGCCGAGAACGACATCCGGGGCGTGCTGATCCAGGTCGCCGGCGGGCGCCTGCTGCTGCCCAATGCGACCATCGCCGAGGTGCTGTCCTACGCCGAACCCGACGCCGTCGCCGGCGCACCGGACTGGCTGCTCGGCCGCATCCGCTGGCGCGGCTGGCAGTTGCCGCTGATCGCCTTCGGGCGCTTCTCGGGCCTGGCGAACGAACGCGGCGGCCTGGGCAGCAAGGTGCTCGTGCTGCGCGCGTTGGGCGGCAGTTCGCCGGTCGAAGGCCGACGCACGCCGTACTTCGCGCTGCTGACGCAGGGCTTCCCGCGACTGGTCACCGTGTCGCGCGACACGCTGATGACCGTCGACGACCACAACGCGCTGCCCAACGGCGTGCAGGCGCGCGTGCTGCTCAACGAAGACGCCGCGTTCCTGCCCGACCTGGGCGCGATCGAAGACCAGATCGGCATCGCGCTGGCGCAGGCGCAGGCCGCTTGAGCGGCGCCCCGGTGCCGGGCGACGCCACGCGCGTCGGCCCGGCACGGCGCAATCACGCAAACACGACGACCGCGCCGCGCAAAGGCGCGATGCGCTACGCGTCCGTCGACGCGCTGCGCGGCCTCACCGTGGCGGCGATGCTGCTGGTCAACAACCCGGGCGATTGGGGCCACGTGTACGCGCCGCTCGGACACGCGGCGTGGCACGGCTTCACGCCGACCGACCTGATCTTCCCGATGTTCCTGTTCATCGTCGGCGTGTCGATCGCGCTGGCGCTGATGCCCCGTGTCGAACGCGGCGACGACCTCCGCGCGCTGACGAAGACCGTCCTGGTCCGCGGCGCACGCATCGTTGGCCTCGGCCTGCTGTTGCACCTGTGCGCGCTGTGGGCGTTCGACCTGCCGCATTACCGCGTGTTCGGCGTGCTGCAACGCATCGGCCTGTGCTTCGCCGCCGTCGGCGTGCTCGCGCTGTATACGCGGCCGCGGACGCAGTGGATCGCGTTCGGCGCGTTGCTCGTGGGCTACGCCGCCCTGCTCGCGGCAGGCGGCACGCTCGATCCGTTCGTGAACCTCGCCAGCCGCATCGACCACGCGCTGCTCGGCGTGCACGTGTACCAGCTCGATCCGGCGACGGGACGGGGCCACGATCCGGAAGGCCTGGTGAGCACGCTCGGCGCGTTGGCGACGACGCTGTTCGGTCTGCGAGCGGGCGACTGGCTGCGCCGTGGGGACCGTCGTTCGCTGGTCATCGCCGGCGCACTCGCCATCGCCGCCGGGTGGGTCTGGTCGATGGGGCAGCCGTTGAACAAGAACCTGTGGACGCCGTCCTACGTGCTGTGGACCGGTGGGCTGGCGTGCTGGATCCTCGCGATCTTCCATTCGCTCATCGACCTGCGCGGCTGGCCGCCGCTGGGTCGCGCCTTCGGCGTCAATGCGATCGCCGCCTACGCCGGCTCGGCGTTCATGCTCTACGCGCTGGTCGCTTTCGGCGGGCTCGATCCGCTGTACCAGCATGCGTTCGCCGGCCCGATCACGCCCCGCTTCGGGCCGTACGTCGCATCGCTTTCGTACGCGATCGCGTTCGTGCTCGTGTGGTGGATCGTGGTGCGCGTGCTGGATGCGCGGAAGATCTACTTCAAGATCTGAACGGGACAGGAGTCCAGCCGGTGGAGTTCATCATGCGGTTCCATGACAAGGGCGATCTGTCCGCGACCCGGGCGCTGTTGAGGAGCAAGGGCATCCCGACGCACGTCGCGCCGGGCGGCGGGCGTAGTCCAAGCTTCTGGGCGCTGTTCTGCTGCATCAACGAGCAAGCGGACGATGCTCGCCGCGTGCTGCACGACTCCTCACACGAGCCGACTCTGCAGGTGGATGCGGAAGCGTTCGAGGCGATGCTGGATCACCCGGACACGTCGCTGCTGACGCGCTACGCGACGATGGTCGCCATCGTCGTGTTCGTCCTCTTCGCCTTGCTCATGGCGCTGCTTTCGATGCAGCTCCGCTGAGCGCCGCGGCAAGGAAGTGACAGTCAGGCGAAATCCCCGAACTTCGCCTGCAGCGCCGCAATCGCCGCCAGCCCCGCGGTTTCGGTGCGAAGGATGCGCGGACCGAGTTTCAGGCCGTGGAAACCCGCCGCACGCAGTTGCGTGCGATCCAGGTCCGACCAGCCGCCTT from Lysobacter auxotrophicus encodes the following:
- a CDS encoding chemotaxis protein CheB; the encoded protein is MSESSRRAVLLARPGAACERLRSALSDAGAHVVLEADPTTLQLETLGQVAPQVIVVALDPVTEDVIEKFDPVLADPSVEVIYEEAALAATREGWDLARWARHLGAKLHGHGDVLPPGHEPEGMEPPEPAIPSRPVEMVAPAAPVSAVDAPRAAPVVEAPVAAPIEASPLEVAPIEAASPGGLSLAPIEAVSPSEPADVQLPAVEHVSFAESTLALTDDTPQVQFTHEASYSPFDPVAAEADFDLAGTAEPSPGLTDIELTFAADAPMVSADAIELSAELVIEPFESSFDYEVADTAAPVFETPAFDTTVSDAPEFAASAVEVVELPASETHAAAPVLMFEASREGAAAPAAPKVAAPSAPDWSFTDEATTAAPVSRENDPNHKFQRDLGDIERRISSLELVEERAVTQLPGAILVLAGIGGPDAVRQLLGGLPEEFPRPVLVQQRLDGGRYDRLVAQMQRATPLQVRLAEPGLIAMAGTIYILPADISITVSESGMRFVEGGGDVLGTLPAGDSAVLMLSGADPAQVDAALKLSSSGALVAGQSGDGCYDAVAASALIARGAQSGQPAELSARLAERWR
- a CDS encoding chemotaxis protein CheW produces the protein MATDYAAQPSGAENDIRGVLIQVAGGRLLLPNATIAEVLSYAEPDAVAGAPDWLLGRIRWRGWQLPLIAFGRFSGLANERGGLGSKVLVLRALGGSSPVEGRRTPYFALLTQGFPRLVTVSRDTLMTVDDHNALPNGVQARVLLNEDAAFLPDLGAIEDQIGIALAQAQAA
- a CDS encoding acyltransferase family protein yields the protein MRYASVDALRGLTVAAMLLVNNPGDWGHVYAPLGHAAWHGFTPTDLIFPMFLFIVGVSIALALMPRVERGDDLRALTKTVLVRGARIVGLGLLLHLCALWAFDLPHYRVFGVLQRIGLCFAAVGVLALYTRPRTQWIAFGALLVGYAALLAAGGTLDPFVNLASRIDHALLGVHVYQLDPATGRGHDPEGLVSTLGALATTLFGLRAGDWLRRGDRRSLVIAGALAIAAGWVWSMGQPLNKNLWTPSYVLWTGGLACWILAIFHSLIDLRGWPPLGRAFGVNAIAAYAGSAFMLYALVAFGGLDPLYQHAFAGPITPRFGPYVASLSYAIAFVLVWWIVVRVLDARKIYFKI